In one Mucilaginibacter ginsenosidivorax genomic region, the following are encoded:
- a CDS encoding SDR family NAD(P)-dependent oxidoreductase, with translation MESKNKIALVTGGSRGLGKDMALRLAEKGIDVILTYNSKLAEAQNVVNQIQQSGRKAATLQLNTGDIKSFGTFVDQLKNVLTNTFGANRIDFLINNAGIGGYKLIEEVTDEFFDELLNIHFKGVYFLTQGLIPLINDGGGIVNISSGLTRVSFPRSSVYAAMKGAVEVFTRYLAKELGARGIRANTVAPGAVMTDFGGGHFRASEETQKQVSSVTALGRPAVAEDIGGVVAFLCTDDARWVNGQRVEASGGMLV, from the coding sequence ATGGAAAGTAAAAATAAAATAGCCCTGGTAACCGGTGGCAGCCGTGGCTTAGGCAAAGATATGGCACTTCGGCTTGCCGAAAAGGGCATTGATGTGATACTCACCTACAACAGTAAACTGGCAGAGGCGCAAAATGTAGTTAATCAAATTCAACAAAGCGGCAGAAAAGCCGCAACCCTGCAACTCAACACCGGCGACATTAAAAGCTTTGGTACTTTTGTCGATCAGCTTAAAAACGTGTTAACCAATACTTTTGGTGCAAACCGTATTGATTTTTTGATCAATAACGCAGGCATCGGGGGGTATAAATTAATTGAAGAGGTTACCGATGAGTTTTTTGATGAACTGCTGAACATTCATTTTAAAGGTGTTTATTTTTTAACACAAGGCTTAATCCCGCTGATAAATGATGGTGGGGGCATTGTAAACATATCCAGCGGCTTAACCAGGGTATCTTTTCCGCGGTCGTCGGTTTATGCTGCTATGAAGGGCGCCGTTGAAGTATTTACCCGTTACCTTGCCAAAGAGTTAGGCGCCAGGGGCATTAGGGCCAACACTGTGGCGCCCGGCGCGGTAATGACAGATTTTGGCGGCGGGCACTTCCGCGCAAGTGAGGAAACACAAAAACAAGTAAGCTCGGTAACCGCATTAGGCAGGCCGGCTGTGGCCGAAGATATTGGCGGCGTAGTGGCCTTTTTGTGTACAGACGATGCACGCTGGGTAAACGGGCAACGCGTCGAAGCTTCGGGCGGCATGCTGGTATAA
- a CDS encoding vanadium-dependent haloperoxidase encodes MRSFLFCIAGGLFLLSSCKKPEYQKVMHDPELYRVTVKKLNDIVLENNFPPVTASRNYVYANIAAYQVIAAGDPAHFRSLSGQIKHLPPTPKPSKDTTVDYQFASLLAFCFVGNAVTFPEGSMDQYVDGLKQKAKDAGMPDDLFEGSVNYANKVAKSIMKWSKGDNYLKTRSASKYTVKQQDGRWIPTPPMYAQALEAHWGEIRPMVLDSASQLIPPDPPAFDVKNKNGRFYLQALEVKNIVDSLTTEQKHQADFWDDNAFKLNVVGHASFATKKFSPGGHWMNITGTVTRAKKLDFNTTVSVYTETAIALFDGFINCWYLKYRSNYVRPETIITKYINADWRPYIQTPPFPEYSSGHAVISSAAAEVLTSKFGDNFAYTDSSEMEFGIAPLSFKSFREAAKSAAMSRVLGGIHFKNACIVGNKQGAEIGQLVVKKLQFKK; translated from the coding sequence ATGAGATCCTTTCTATTTTGTATTGCAGGCGGGCTATTTTTACTCTCCTCCTGCAAAAAGCCCGAGTACCAAAAAGTAATGCACGATCCTGAACTGTACCGTGTTACCGTAAAAAAACTTAACGATATTGTGCTGGAAAATAACTTTCCGCCGGTTACTGCTTCACGTAATTATGTGTATGCCAACATTGCGGCGTACCAGGTTATTGCGGCCGGCGATCCGGCGCATTTCAGGTCGTTATCCGGCCAAATCAAACATTTGCCACCAACGCCAAAGCCCTCAAAAGATACCACGGTTGATTACCAGTTTGCATCGCTGCTGGCATTTTGCTTTGTGGGTAATGCGGTAACGTTTCCGGAAGGCAGTATGGACCAGTATGTAGATGGGCTTAAACAAAAAGCAAAAGATGCCGGTATGCCCGATGATCTTTTTGAAGGATCGGTAAATTATGCCAATAAAGTGGCCAAATCTATTATGAAATGGAGCAAGGGCGATAATTATTTAAAAACCCGGTCGGCCAGTAAATACACGGTAAAACAGCAGGATGGCCGCTGGATCCCTACGCCACCTATGTATGCACAGGCACTGGAAGCACACTGGGGCGAGATAAGGCCAATGGTTTTGGATTCTGCTTCGCAACTAATCCCGCCAGATCCTCCGGCTTTTGACGTTAAAAACAAAAACGGAAGGTTTTACCTGCAGGCGCTTGAAGTAAAAAATATTGTTGACAGCCTTACCACCGAGCAAAAACACCAGGCCGATTTTTGGGACGACAACGCATTTAAGCTGAATGTAGTGGGACATGCCTCATTTGCCACCAAAAAGTTTTCGCCTGGAGGCCACTGGATGAATATTACCGGAACAGTTACCCGTGCAAAAAAGCTTGATTTTAACACTACAGTGAGTGTTTACACCGAAACTGCTATTGCATTATTTGATGGTTTTATCAATTGCTGGTATTTAAAATATCGCTCAAACTATGTGCGGCCCGAAACTATTATTACCAAATACATTAATGCTGATTGGCGGCCATATATCCAAACCCCGCCATTTCCCGAATACAGTAGCGGGCACGCCGTGATATCATCAGCCGCCGCCGAGGTATTGACCAGCAAGTTTGGCGATAATTTTGCTTACACCGATTCCTCGGAGATGGAATTTGGGATAGCGCCGCTATCGTTCAAGTCATTCAGGGAAGCCGCGAAATCAGCAGCGATGTCGCGGGTATTGGGCGGTATCCACTTTAAAAACGCCTGTATTGTGGGCAATAAACAAGGTGCCGAAATTGGACAGCTGGTGGTAAAAAAACTACAGTTTAAAAAATAA